In Syngnathus scovelli strain Florida chromosome 16, RoL_Ssco_1.2, whole genome shotgun sequence, the genomic stretch TAGGTATCAGCACGAATCATTATTAGTTACTCTTAACTGGACTCAGGCCTGGTTCTCTTACCTTTGTCGAATTTAGGCTATCCTGACCCGGATGTGTTGTGGCTGTGCGGCAAGGAACCCGTGGAGGAGTCATCAACCGTCTGGATCGAGTACGAGGAAGATGGCCGCTGTACGCTGATTCTCACCGAAGTGGGCCGAGCCGACTCTAACGTTTACACCTGTAAAGCCACCAATGACCACGGAGAGACTTCCTGCTCTGCAACGCTGGTTGTTCGAGATCAAGACTGAATTTGTTTTCTACTTTGTACAAATTCCTTCCAAAGTGAAATTTTTGGATCTACAAAACCTATTGAAGAGGTCACATCAGCCACTCTATGAAGTTGTCCAAAAAGATGTCAATCAAGAAGCAAAGAAGGTAttaaaaaagactttttaattaaaaaaaactagcaGTGAACAGATTAAAACTATTTGTGTACaaacaagtcaaaataaataagatggtgactaataaatatataattattcTATGTGAAAGTATAGCTTTGtgtatgagggggggggggcatgttgtttgggggggggggtcatcatGTCGACCTCCGCTTAAAGGTTGCCTCCTGCTTGTGCCCGAAGAGCACTGCAGCCCGTGACTCAAAAGCACCGACCATTTGATTGATCACCTCATCGAAGAAGAGGCCGGCCAGTTGGGAATGAAGCAGCGACTTGAATTCAAAGGACACCTGCGAGGTGAAGGCAGGACCAGTTGGATTAGTTAACagctgaagttttttttttttttttttaaagccagcaGCCAATCTGTGCTAAAAACAGAATGACAATGGGAGTTTCCCTTTCCTGGCATCATTTGTTAAAAGCAGTCAGTGGAGAGAAGACCTCCACCATGATATGAAAAACGTGACTGGACTTACATAGAAATGTACTTTGCATGAGTCTGGTGTGTCTTTAGGTCCTGGCTCAAATCTCCAGATTGTCTCAAGATGGCTGAAGAGGGAGCCGTCGGTGCACAACGCCTGTTGGACATCAAATACATGTTCATGAAGTTTGTCAGGAAAGTCTAAAGATGTCAGAGTCTGGGCAGGTGAAAAGCAACGTTTGTGTGACTCACTCTGACTTGGTGATTGGGGACAAAGGTGACGTCGGAGATGTAGCGCTCCACCACGGGCGGGAATCCGATTTCAAGCTCGGCTGTAATGCCGCCGCCCTTGCGGCTGATGACGCGAGAGCTCTTACACCATGGCACAAAGTGCTGGTACTGTTCTACGTTGGACACCATGTCGAACATCTGCTCTGGCGTGTACCTGGAAGCATTGTGGCGGATGTAATTTGGAATCTTGAATCTGCTAGCAGGATGTGAATGTAGCCCCAACATCAAATTCCGAGTCACTCACCTTAAATTTCGACTCTCGGCGTACTCAGTTCTGCGGCGAGTGATGGGTGCGGCCAAGTTGATGAAGGTGCGACGGGGGATGTTGATGGGGGAAGAAGCACAATGGGGAAGGGTGGTTGTCCTCAATGTCAGCAACTCACCAGGACAAACATGTCTGACAGGAAAAGACACCAATTTAGGTTGTGTCAGAAAACTTCCAGGACAGCACACAGTGACGTCATGCCACAACTCACATCTTTTCACAGAttaaacaaagaaaacacaagCAAAAGGGGTTGATCGTCCTAGTTTATCATCTGACCCATATTGAGGGGGAAAAGTTGTTCAATCTTTTCTGACAATAGTCCTGGAACATTTCTGACAAACCTTTATCTAGTCCTATGGCATCGTAGACTATGTCATGGCAGGATGTCATAGTACAGTCGAGTACAGTACAGTTATGACAATTCAATCATAAAAGTaaaaaggagggaaaaaagcaAATCTGCGATCGATTCTCCGGATAGTTCAGTTAAAAACGACCGTCTGTGAACCAGccattgctttttaatttttaaatgctCACCTGGCATTTCCTCGTTTCGAGTTTCCCCAAATAAACTTGCCGGAGCGGACTTCAAGAACATCTAAAATAGTCCCGACGAGACGTTGAGTTGACTTACGGGACATAACCAATTCTATCGAttacaaacaaaatcaaacgtTATCGAGTCTTCCTCGACGGTGTTTGAACAAACGGTCCCATCGCCAACCGGCTGATTTTACAACTCCAAAATGGGACCGCCCTCAGTGACGGTGACGTCACCGTGCTCTGGCCAATCACAGCGCGAGACTGgcgcattatttttatttgattgacaagtttaataaaataatgaatcaaTGGCGCAACAGTTTCATTATCAATAGACGTCATaatcatttatttaatataGCAACTGAACACGTTTATTATTTTGGTTTTAATTAATCAATAATAGAAAATTAACTATACAATAATTACAACTGTAAAGGTttcattttaaacattttgaaaGTAGCTTGGGGATTAATCATTTTTATTGAACCATGCACTTTTAAAAAGCAGCTTAGTTTTAATAATGTAACACAATTGTGAAATTGTTAGTGTACTTGGTGTTCTCCCAATAATTTAGTCGGATTTGGCACAGTATGAAAACATGACGGAATTAGTGAGGGGGGGTTAAATATTTGGGGGATTATTCAAAAGATtagttttcattttaattttgtaCATCTTAAAAAAACGTGAAATTGATTTTCTCTCAAGTTTTTAAAATTGGTTAGGTACTGaaaaaaactgcttaaaagaAACTGTTTATGATCAACTGACCTTTGAGGAAATGCATGACgggaagttgtgtgtgtgtgtgtcgcgtgATAAAAGTGGACTTCACATCCACTGGGCTCATTTACTCAAATATGTACATTGTGAGTCATAATAAAGAATAAAATACCACATAACCAAATAACTTtagtcaaaaacaaaaaaaatacattcaaataCATTCATCTCACCAAAAGTAATTTCAATGACGTTTCTAAA encodes the following:
- the si:ch73-141c7.1 gene encoding coenzyme Q-binding protein COQ10 homolog, mitochondrial, translating into MSRKSTQRLVGTILDVLEVRSGKFIWGNSKRGNARHVCPGELLTLRTTTLPHCASSPINIPRRTFINLAAPITRRRTEYAESRNLRYTPEQMFDMVSNVEQYQHFVPWCKSSRVISRKGGGITAELEIGFPPVVERYISDVTFVPNHQVRALCTDGSLFSHLETIWRFEPGPKDTPDSCKVHFYVSFEFKSLLHSQLAGLFFDEVINQMVGAFESRAAVLFGHKQEATFKRRST